A single window of Nicotiana sylvestris chromosome 3, ASM39365v2, whole genome shotgun sequence DNA harbors:
- the LOC138887430 gene encoding uncharacterized protein, with protein MKVAEMRMLRWICRHTRMDKIRNDDILEKVHVAPTNDKMQETRLRWFGHVQRKSLDAPIRRCEQLVVEGMRRGRGRPKKYWREVIRQDMARLQISEGMTLDREMWRSSIRHRNYLLAIAFALHLSSKVYVVPVFI; from the exons atgaaagtagcagaaatgaggatgctgaggtggataTGCAGGCACACTagaatggataagattaggaatgatgatattctgGAGAAGGTGCATGTGGCTCCCACTAATGACAAGATGCAGGAAacgagactcagatggttcgggcatgttcagaGGAAAAGCCTAGATGCGCCAATTAGAAGATGTGAGCAGTTGGTTGTGGAGGgcatgagaagaggtagagggcgacctaagaagtattggagagaggtgatcaggcaggatatggcgaggcttcagatttccgagggcATGACACTGGATAGGGAGATGTGGAgatcgagtattagg CACAGGAACTATTTACTAGctatcgcttttgctttgcatctttcttctaaAGTTTATGTTGTTCCTGTTTTCATATGA